The following coding sequences lie in one Streptomyces xiamenensis genomic window:
- a CDS encoding type II toxin-antitoxin system Phd/YefM family antitoxin, translated as MRTMTATEVARNFASVLDRAEHGETIVITRGGRRLATLAPTPAGNGAAIKEFLAAQSLDEDFADDVAAARESVTDEMGATWHDD; from the coding sequence ATGAGGACGATGACGGCGACAGAGGTCGCGCGCAATTTCGCCTCCGTGCTGGACCGTGCCGAGCATGGGGAAACCATCGTGATCACCCGTGGCGGTCGCCGGTTGGCCACCCTCGCCCCCACGCCGGCCGGGAACGGAGCCGCGATCAAGGAGTTCCTTGCCGCGCAATCCCTTGACGAGGACTTCGCCGACGACGTGGCGGCGGCCCGGGAGAGTGTGACCGACGAGATGGGCGCGACATGGCACGACGACTGA
- a CDS encoding PIN domain-containing protein, giving the protein MARRLILDTGVVIRAERSGAGLGRLLDDEDDVTIAAVTLAELQFGVELADGARRERRQAFVDGVRALIPVEDYTAEIAVVHARLLAAVRRQGKPRGAHDLIVAATAAATARTLLTMDDKAAFDGLPGVRASILPAEPSGRSRG; this is encoded by the coding sequence ATGGCACGACGACTGATCCTGGACACCGGCGTCGTCATCCGGGCGGAGCGCAGCGGTGCCGGCCTCGGTCGGCTGCTCGACGACGAGGACGATGTAACCATCGCGGCGGTGACGCTGGCCGAGTTGCAGTTCGGTGTGGAGCTGGCGGACGGCGCCCGACGAGAGCGCCGACAGGCGTTCGTCGACGGCGTGCGGGCGCTCATTCCCGTCGAGGATTACACAGCCGAGATCGCGGTCGTCCACGCCCGCCTCCTCGCCGCCGTCCGCCGCCAGGGCAAGCCACGAGGCGCCCACGACCTCATCGTCGCGGCGACAGCGGCTGCCACCGCGCGAACATTGCTCACCATGGACGACAAGGCCGCCTTCGACGGCCTGCCGGGGGTGCGTGCCTCGATTCTCCCCGCGGAGCCCTCCGGCCGGTCGCGGGGCTGA
- a CDS encoding glycine betaine ABC transporter substrate-binding protein: MRNCRRVLIAGVAVLGLTLSGGCALLDEGVAGAGEELGERIAIAVPDWPGGQANAAVAAYVLETELGVGVDWMPVDQARAWDGLNDGTVQALLEDWGGLPEKTELYVRQKRSVVDAGDLGITGHIGWFVPKRFSDAHPEVLDWENLNDFAEDFNGELLQADAAYATFDAAIIEELGLDLTPVAAGSESALVENITRAAAEGTPLLTYWWQPHWLNAEVEMAEIKLPRYTLGCQNDPETVACAYPDLAPRKYLNAAFAQTEAPAAEFLRAFRWTTDDQNEVARLIEAEGLSPMAAAERWVTQNPAAVEQWLPEPQD, translated from the coding sequence ATGCGGAACTGCCGGCGCGTCCTGATCGCGGGAGTCGCGGTGCTGGGCCTCACCCTGAGCGGCGGCTGCGCTCTGCTGGACGAAGGGGTGGCCGGCGCCGGTGAGGAGCTGGGCGAACGGATCGCGATAGCGGTCCCCGACTGGCCGGGCGGGCAGGCCAACGCGGCCGTGGCGGCGTACGTTTTGGAGACCGAACTGGGTGTCGGCGTGGATTGGATGCCGGTGGACCAGGCCCGCGCCTGGGACGGCCTGAACGACGGCACCGTCCAGGCACTGCTGGAGGACTGGGGCGGTCTGCCGGAGAAGACGGAGCTGTACGTCCGGCAGAAGCGCAGCGTGGTGGACGCCGGGGACCTGGGGATCACCGGCCACATAGGGTGGTTCGTGCCGAAACGGTTCTCCGACGCGCACCCCGAGGTCCTCGACTGGGAGAACCTCAACGACTTCGCCGAGGACTTCAACGGCGAACTCCTCCAGGCCGACGCCGCCTACGCCACCTTCGACGCGGCGATCATCGAGGAACTCGGCCTGGACCTCACCCCCGTGGCGGCCGGCAGCGAGAGCGCCCTGGTGGAGAACATCACCCGCGCCGCGGCCGAGGGCACGCCCCTGCTCACCTACTGGTGGCAGCCGCACTGGCTGAACGCCGAGGTGGAGATGGCCGAGATAAAGCTCCCCCGGTACACCCTGGGCTGCCAGAACGACCCGGAGACGGTCGCCTGCGCCTACCCCGACCTGGCCCCGCGCAAGTACCTCAACGCCGCCTTCGCCCAGACCGAGGCCCCGGCCGCCGAGTTCCTGCGCGCCTTCCGGTGGACGACGGACGACCAGAACGAGGTCGCCCGGCTGATCGAGGCGGAGGGGCTGTCGCCGATGGCCGCGGCCGAACGCTGGGTGACGCAGAACCCCGCGGCCGTCGAGCAGTGGCTGCCGGAGCCGCAGGATTAG
- a CDS encoding malate dehydrogenase translates to MPRTPVNVTVTGAAGQIGYALLFRIASGQLLGPDVPVRLRLLEITPALKAAEGTAMELDDSAFPLLDGIDISDDPNVAFDGTNVALLVGARPRTKGMERGDLLEANGGIFKPQGKAINDHAADDIKVLVVGNPANTNALIAQAAAPDVPAERFTAMTRLDHNRALTQLAKKTGVPVSEIRRLTIWGNHSATQYPDIFHAEIGGKNAAETVNDEAWLADEFIPTVAKRGAAIIEARGASSAASAANAAIDHVHTWVNGTAAGDWTSMAIPSDGSYGVPEGLISSFPVTTSGGTYEIVQGLEINAFSRTRIDASVQELADEREAVRALGLI, encoded by the coding sequence ATGCCCCGCACCCCCGTCAACGTCACCGTCACCGGCGCGGCCGGCCAGATCGGCTACGCGCTGCTGTTCCGGATCGCCTCCGGCCAGCTGCTCGGCCCCGATGTCCCGGTCCGGCTGCGGCTGCTGGAGATCACCCCGGCGCTGAAGGCCGCCGAGGGCACCGCCATGGAGCTGGACGACTCGGCCTTCCCGCTGCTGGACGGCATCGACATCTCCGATGACCCCAACGTCGCCTTCGACGGCACCAACGTGGCGCTGCTGGTCGGCGCCCGCCCCCGTACCAAGGGCATGGAGCGCGGCGATCTGCTGGAGGCCAACGGCGGGATCTTCAAGCCGCAGGGCAAGGCGATCAACGACCACGCGGCGGACGACATCAAGGTGCTGGTGGTGGGCAACCCGGCCAACACCAACGCGCTGATCGCGCAGGCGGCGGCCCCCGACGTACCGGCGGAGCGGTTCACGGCGATGACCCGCCTCGACCACAACCGGGCGCTGACCCAGCTGGCGAAGAAGACCGGCGTGCCGGTCTCCGAGATCCGCCGGCTGACCATCTGGGGCAACCACTCGGCGACCCAGTACCCCGACATCTTCCACGCGGAGATCGGCGGGAAGAACGCCGCCGAAACCGTGAACGACGAGGCGTGGCTGGCGGATGAATTCATTCCCACCGTCGCCAAGCGCGGCGCCGCCATCATCGAGGCGCGCGGCGCTTCCTCGGCCGCGTCGGCCGCCAACGCCGCCATCGACCACGTCCACACCTGGGTGAACGGCACCGCCGCCGGTGACTGGACCTCGATGGCGATCCCGTCGGACGGCTCGTACGGCGTTCCCGAGGGTCTGATCTCCTCCTTCCCGGTCACCACTTCGGGTGGTACGTACGAGATCGTCCAGGGTCTGGAGATCAACGCGTTCTCCCGCACCCGGATCGACGCCTCCGTCCAGGAGCTCGCGGACGAGCGGGAGGCCGTGCGCGCACTGGGCCTGATCTGA
- a CDS encoding NADP-dependent isocitrate dehydrogenase, with product MAKIKVANPVVELDGDEMTRIIWQFIKDKLILPYLDVELKYYDLGIEHRDATNDQVTVDAAEAIKQYGVGVKCATITPDEARVEEFGLKRMYRSPNGTIRNILGGVIFREPIIMENVPRLVPGWTKPIVVGRHAFGDQYRATDVKIPGEGTLTLSFTPKDGSEPMELEVYDFPSSGVALAMYNLDDSIRDFARSSFRYGLERNFPVYMSTKNTILKAYDGRFKDLFQEVFDAEFKAEFDARGLTYEHRLIDDMVAAALKWEGGYVWACKNYDGDVQSDIVAQGFGSLGLMTSVLMTPDGKTVEAEAAHGTVTRHYRQHQQGKATSTNPIASIFAWTRGLAHRGKLDNTPEVTEFAHKLEQVCIETVEAGQMTKDLALLIGKDQPWLTTEEFLAALDENLKKKIAATA from the coding sequence ATGGCAAAGATCAAGGTAGCCAACCCCGTCGTCGAACTCGACGGCGACGAGATGACCCGCATCATCTGGCAGTTCATCAAGGACAAGCTGATCCTTCCGTACCTCGACGTCGAGCTGAAGTACTACGACCTCGGCATCGAGCACCGCGACGCCACCAACGACCAGGTGACGGTCGACGCGGCCGAGGCCATCAAGCAGTACGGCGTCGGCGTGAAGTGCGCCACCATCACCCCGGACGAGGCGCGGGTCGAGGAGTTCGGCCTCAAGCGCATGTACCGCTCGCCCAACGGCACCATCCGCAACATCCTGGGCGGTGTCATCTTCCGCGAGCCGATCATCATGGAGAACGTGCCGCGTCTGGTCCCGGGCTGGACCAAGCCGATCGTCGTCGGCCGTCACGCCTTCGGCGACCAGTACCGCGCCACCGACGTCAAGATCCCCGGCGAGGGCACCCTGACCCTGTCCTTCACCCCGAAGGACGGCTCCGAGCCCATGGAGCTGGAGGTCTACGACTTCCCGAGCTCCGGTGTCGCCCTGGCCATGTACAACCTGGACGACTCCATCCGCGACTTCGCGCGGTCCTCCTTCCGGTACGGCCTGGAGCGCAACTTCCCGGTCTACATGTCCACCAAGAACACGATCCTCAAGGCCTACGACGGCCGCTTCAAGGATCTGTTCCAGGAGGTCTTCGACGCCGAGTTCAAGGCGGAGTTCGACGCGCGCGGGCTCACCTACGAGCACCGGCTGATCGACGACATGGTCGCCGCCGCCCTGAAGTGGGAGGGCGGCTACGTGTGGGCCTGCAAGAACTACGACGGTGACGTGCAGTCCGACATCGTCGCCCAGGGCTTCGGCTCGCTGGGCCTGATGACCTCCGTGCTGATGACCCCCGACGGCAAGACCGTCGAGGCCGAGGCCGCGCACGGTACGGTCACCCGCCACTACCGGCAGCACCAGCAGGGCAAGGCGACCTCCACCAACCCGATCGCCTCGATCTTCGCCTGGACCCGGGGCCTGGCCCACCGCGGCAAGCTCGACAACACCCCCGAGGTGACCGAGTTCGCGCACAAGCTGGAGCAGGTCTGCATCGAGACCGTCGAGGCCGGTCAGATGACCAAGGACCTGGCGCTGCTCATCGGCAAGGACCAGCCGTGGCTGACCACCGAGGAGTTCCTCGCCGCTCTCGACGAGAACCTGAAGAAGAAGATCGCCGCCACCGCGTAA
- the rocD gene encoding ornithine--oxo-acid transaminase, with translation MIANVSGKSSAELIGAAEEHSAHNYAPLPVVIASARGAWMTDVEGRRYLDLLAGYSALNFGHGHPRLIAEARAQLSRLTLTSRAFHHEHFADFCAGLAELCGMEMVLPMNTGAEAVETAVKTARAWGYRVKGVRPGRAKIVVADQNFHGRTTTIVSFSTDEEARADFGPYTPGFEIVPYGDLAALEAVLDEHAGDVVAVLLEPIQGEAGVRVPPPGYLAGVRELTRARDVLFLADEIQSGLGRTGATFACEHEHVVPDMYILGKALGGGVLPVSAVVSSAAVLGVLRPGEHGSTFGGNPLACAVALEVIAMLREGEPQRRARDLGERLHQELAGWVGAGAVTEVRGRGLWAGVDIDPALGTGREISERLLRRGVLVKDTHGSTIRIAPPLVISPQDLEWALEQLRAELVPRGAAGR, from the coding sequence ATGATCGCGAACGTGTCCGGGAAGTCGTCGGCCGAGCTGATCGGCGCCGCCGAGGAGCACAGCGCGCACAACTACGCCCCCCTGCCGGTGGTGATCGCCTCGGCGCGCGGCGCCTGGATGACCGATGTGGAGGGCCGCCGCTATCTGGACCTGCTGGCCGGCTACTCGGCGCTCAACTTCGGGCACGGGCATCCGCGGCTGATCGCCGAGGCCAGGGCGCAGCTGAGCCGGCTGACCCTGACCTCGCGCGCCTTCCACCACGAGCACTTCGCCGACTTCTGCGCCGGGCTGGCCGAGCTGTGCGGGATGGAGATGGTGCTCCCGATGAACACCGGCGCCGAGGCCGTGGAGACGGCGGTCAAGACGGCCCGGGCGTGGGGCTACCGGGTGAAGGGCGTACGCCCCGGGCGGGCGAAGATCGTGGTCGCGGACCAGAACTTCCACGGCAGGACCACGACGATCGTGAGCTTCTCGACGGACGAGGAGGCGCGGGCGGACTTCGGCCCCTACACGCCGGGCTTCGAGATCGTGCCGTACGGGGACCTGGCGGCGCTGGAGGCGGTGCTGGACGAGCACGCCGGGGACGTGGTGGCGGTGCTGCTGGAGCCCATCCAGGGCGAGGCGGGGGTACGGGTGCCGCCGCCCGGCTATCTGGCGGGGGTACGGGAGCTGACCCGGGCGCGTGACGTCCTGTTCCTGGCGGACGAGATCCAGTCGGGCCTGGGCCGCACCGGGGCGACGTTCGCGTGCGAGCACGAGCACGTGGTGCCCGACATGTACATCCTGGGCAAGGCGCTGGGCGGCGGGGTGCTGCCGGTGTCGGCGGTGGTGTCCTCGGCCGCGGTGCTGGGGGTGCTGCGGCCCGGGGAGCACGGCTCGACGTTCGGCGGCAATCCGCTGGCGTGCGCGGTGGCGCTGGAGGTGATCGCGATGCTGCGGGAGGGCGAGCCGCAGCGCCGGGCGCGCGATCTGGGCGAGCGGCTGCACCAGGAGCTGGCCGGCTGGGTGGGAGCCGGGGCGGTGACCGAGGTGCGCGGGCGCGGCCTGTGGGCGGGGGTGGACATCGACCCGGCGCTCGGTACGGGCCGGGAGATCTCGGAGCGGCTGCTGCGGCGCGGGGTGCTGGTGAAGGACACCCACGGCTCGACGATCCGGATCGCGCCACCGCTGGTCATCTCGCCCCAGGACCTGGAGTGGGCCCTGGAGCAGTTGCGGGCGGAACTGGTGCCCCGGGGTGCGGCGGGGAGGTGA